The proteins below are encoded in one region of Limnohabitans sp. 63ED37-2:
- a CDS encoding tyrosine-type recombinase/integrase, whose amino-acid sequence MPQAKTLTPVEIEKVLLYIASKPNAQRNRLMFLLTVWAGFRVSEVAGLRISDVRNVDGSVRAEVYLSAERVKHGHEGVVYLNERLQAELVKFIESRNWHAADQALFCTQANPRKGFSANTMTQHFHYLYKRTGIAGGSSHSGRRTFITTLANKGVSVRLLASLVRHANIATTQRYIDVNDDMKGGFKYELQHGLTRRETPRGVS is encoded by the coding sequence ATGCCGCAAGCCAAAACTTTGACCCCCGTAGAAATTGAAAAAGTGTTGCTGTACATCGCCAGCAAGCCCAACGCCCAGCGCAACCGGCTCATGTTCCTGCTGACAGTGTGGGCAGGGTTTCGAGTCAGTGAGGTTGCAGGGTTGAGGATCAGCGATGTACGAAACGTGGACGGCTCTGTACGAGCAGAGGTGTACTTGTCCGCTGAAAGAGTCAAGCACGGGCACGAAGGTGTGGTCTATCTCAATGAGCGGCTGCAGGCTGAGTTGGTTAAATTCATCGAGTCGCGTAATTGGCATGCTGCAGATCAGGCATTGTTCTGCACACAAGCTAATCCGCGAAAGGGTTTTTCAGCAAATACCATGACTCAGCATTTCCACTACCTCTACAAAAGAACGGGCATTGCAGGTGGTAGCAGTCACAGTGGTCGGCGCACCTTCATCACAACACTGGCAAATAAAGGTGTCAGTGTGCGCTTGCTGGCAAGCCTTGTGCGGCATGCCAACATCGCTACCACCCAGCGTTACATCGATGTCAATGACGACATGAAAGGCGGATTCAAGTACGAACTGCAACACGGTTTAACGAGGCGTGAAACACCTCGTGGGGTGTCTTGA
- a CDS encoding IS30 family transposase, which translates to MYKHLSREERYQIHSLLKAKQTISEIARSLGRSRSTISRELSRGRGQRGYRAEQACAKASERAQRSRNARRLDSKVWSDVDFYLGIQWSPEQIAGKVAVSHESVYLYVYANKAAGGDLHTHLRSQKPRRKRHLCGRDRRGQIPNRRPISERPSHIEDRKQVGHWEGDTVIGAAHKQAIVTLVERKSGFAVLAKVPNKSADLVGRAIEGMLKPLSSRVKTLTVDNGKEFADHQAIDQALGIQTYFADPYCSWQRGSNENFNGLLRQYIPKKRRMETVTDEELTMIENRLNHRPRKRLGFKTPHEVFHASLNRVAVRT; encoded by the coding sequence ATGTACAAGCACCTCAGCCGAGAAGAACGATACCAAATTCACAGCCTCTTGAAAGCCAAACAGACCATCAGCGAGATCGCCCGTTCATTGGGCAGGAGCCGCAGCACCATCAGCCGCGAACTCAGCCGTGGCCGCGGTCAGCGTGGCTATCGCGCCGAACAAGCCTGCGCCAAGGCTTCTGAGCGGGCACAGCGAAGCCGTAATGCCCGCCGTTTAGATTCCAAAGTCTGGTCCGATGTGGATTTCTACCTTGGCATTCAATGGAGCCCCGAGCAGATTGCAGGCAAGGTGGCGGTCAGCCATGAGAGCGTCTATTTGTATGTCTATGCGAACAAGGCTGCCGGTGGTGATTTACACACGCACCTGCGTAGCCAAAAGCCTCGGCGCAAACGCCACCTGTGCGGGCGTGATAGACGTGGTCAGATCCCGAACCGCCGCCCGATCAGCGAGAGACCAAGCCACATTGAAGATCGCAAGCAAGTGGGCCACTGGGAAGGTGATACCGTTATTGGCGCGGCTCACAAACAAGCCATCGTGACACTGGTAGAACGCAAGAGTGGCTTTGCTGTGCTGGCCAAAGTGCCCAACAAGTCTGCTGATTTGGTGGGCCGGGCTATTGAAGGCATGCTCAAGCCCCTGAGCTCACGGGTGAAGACCTTGACGGTAGACAACGGCAAGGAGTTTGCCGATCACCAGGCCATCGATCAGGCCCTTGGCATCCAGACTTACTTTGCCGATCCGTATTGCAGCTGGCAGCGCGGCAGCAACGAGAACTTCAATGGTTTGCTGCGCCAATACATTCCCAAGAAGAGGCGCATGGAAACTGTCACCGATGAGGAGTTGACTATGATCGAAAACAGATTGAATCACCGGCCCAGAAAGCGGCTGGGATTCAAGACACCCCACGAGGTGTTTCACGCCTCGTTAAACCGTGTTGCAGTTCGTACTTGA
- a CDS encoding site-specific integrase, translated as MKSSKNSLTIEQRITENQPDQFPAPQSNIFHLKLVGGRSSDSDRLHHMRDGCVVLYKRTQSTVWQVRFKLFDQKWHHYTTKHKDLEYARRVASTIYDRARFAEEMGLPLQTKTFGVVAQACYKQLELEIEQGIKPRTCADYQRVIRKYLIPFFGKYNLTNIDIATVRKYELWRNEQMGTVPKASTLMTHASAYSRIIDLAIERGWLSANTPVPRLSRRGKKSVARPGFTAEEVQRLLEFLKTWADGDAHRHTGRQIKLLLRDYVEVLLATGMRTGRESLNMLWQHIEWHQVGDQRYLRIWVSGKTGGRWLIAKHRAAEALARLAMRQESVSMTLDEAIAAKLPHKVFAFDDGAQPYGFQGTFKRMLAAAGLSRDMSSGQERTLYSLRHTYATMELLAGTDIHTLARQMGTSILMLEKHYSKLTATMAAGKLAD; from the coding sequence GTGAAATCCAGCAAAAACTCCCTGACCATTGAGCAGCGGATTACCGAAAACCAGCCCGACCAATTCCCCGCACCCCAGAGCAACATCTTCCACCTCAAACTTGTGGGTGGGCGCAGCAGCGACAGTGACCGCCTGCATCACATGCGAGATGGTTGCGTGGTCTTGTACAAGCGGACACAAAGCACCGTATGGCAGGTCAGATTCAAACTGTTTGACCAGAAGTGGCACCACTACACCACCAAGCACAAGGACTTGGAATACGCGCGGCGTGTCGCCAGCACAATCTATGACCGTGCCAGATTCGCAGAAGAAATGGGACTGCCATTGCAGACCAAAACCTTCGGCGTCGTGGCTCAGGCTTGCTACAAACAGTTAGAACTGGAAATTGAACAGGGCATCAAACCACGGACCTGTGCTGACTATCAGCGGGTGATCCGCAAGTACTTGATTCCCTTTTTCGGCAAGTACAACCTGACCAACATTGACATCGCAACTGTACGCAAATATGAACTGTGGCGGAACGAACAAATGGGCACAGTGCCCAAAGCCAGCACACTAATGACCCATGCCAGTGCCTACAGTCGGATCATTGACTTAGCCATTGAGCGTGGTTGGCTGTCCGCCAATACACCTGTACCAAGACTCAGCAGACGAGGTAAGAAAAGTGTGGCTCGCCCGGGTTTCACAGCTGAAGAGGTTCAACGGCTTTTGGAGTTTCTGAAAACTTGGGCTGATGGTGACGCACATAGACATACGGGTCGCCAGATCAAGTTGCTATTGAGGGACTATGTAGAGGTCCTGCTGGCAACAGGCATGCGTACTGGGCGTGAAAGTCTCAACATGCTGTGGCAACACATTGAGTGGCATCAGGTGGGTGATCAGCGATACCTTCGCATTTGGGTTTCGGGCAAGACGGGTGGTCGGTGGTTAATTGCAAAACACCGTGCTGCAGAAGCATTAGCTCGGTTGGCTATGCGACAGGAATCCGTTTCAATGACATTGGATGAAGCCATCGCTGCCAAGCTGCCACACAAGGTGTTTGCATTTGATGATGGCGCACAGCCCTATGGATTTCAGGGCACGTTCAAGCGCATGTTGGCTGCGGCTGGGTTAAGTCGGGACATGAGCAGCGGCCAAGAGCGCACCCTGTATTCGTTGCGGCACACCTACGCCACTATGGAATTACTGGCTGGCACCGACATCCACACATTGGCTAGGCAGATGGGTACATCCATCTTGATGCTGGAAAAGCACTATTCGAAATTGACAGCAACCATGGCAGCAGGAAAGTTGGCTGATTGA
- a CDS encoding type II toxin-antitoxin system HicA family toxin codes for MNRIDEIISVLDADNSLELGQSPWHKEIDHDRYEIRQVDWGRLFPNSKPQDRSPDNDWEIYGDDWEIDSETPYEIFEEGSDQDASKPEEWDVCAWYQPIHFHGYDWGIFIKEECLKRLAKKIYIETGIVGASLNSSQRTIFTKGLLRTAFSVFYHHELYHHKTECLGLRLHAVQRRSSYLPYFNNVYKVAAGTDLQLEEALANAFMYRDVGESLWVSDSLKKAAQSYLQKSFPRNPPGYRLAPQYLTKKNFENGQHQLFSKVLEGLQNPTHHQLYWNMAPRINHAFLNINSDIWTIVPRSKRSVVPVTATPLRTCSSDEIIKVCGKHGYNVTPGGKGSHIKLKKSGSPTLIVPGNRDNVSPGVTKNILASLGYKINQLPDLL; via the coding sequence ATGAACAGAATAGATGAAATCATCAGTGTGCTTGATGCTGACAATAGTCTTGAGTTGGGGCAGTCACCATGGCACAAAGAAATTGATCATGATCGCTACGAAATTAGACAAGTAGATTGGGGCAGGCTCTTCCCAAACAGCAAGCCACAAGACAGAAGTCCTGACAACGACTGGGAAATCTATGGTGATGACTGGGAGATTGACAGTGAGACTCCATATGAAATTTTCGAAGAGGGATCTGATCAGGATGCCTCAAAACCGGAAGAATGGGACGTCTGCGCTTGGTACCAACCGATTCACTTCCATGGCTACGACTGGGGCATCTTCATCAAAGAGGAATGCCTAAAACGATTAGCAAAAAAGATCTATATCGAAACCGGAATTGTTGGAGCGTCACTTAATTCTTCGCAACGCACCATCTTTACGAAAGGACTGCTTCGTACAGCTTTCTCTGTTTTTTATCACCACGAGTTGTATCACCATAAGACTGAATGCCTTGGACTTCGACTTCATGCCGTTCAAAGACGCTCTTCATACTTGCCGTACTTCAACAATGTTTACAAAGTTGCCGCAGGAACTGACCTTCAGTTAGAAGAGGCATTAGCGAATGCTTTTATGTACAGAGATGTTGGTGAGTCTTTGTGGGTCTCAGATTCATTGAAAAAGGCGGCACAGTCATACTTGCAAAAATCGTTTCCGAGAAATCCACCAGGATATCGCTTAGCACCCCAATACCTTACTAAAAAGAATTTTGAAAATGGCCAACATCAACTTTTTTCAAAAGTACTAGAAGGTCTTCAAAACCCAACGCACCATCAGCTATATTGGAATATGGCTCCGCGAATTAATCATGCCTTCCTCAACATAAATAGCGACATATGGACAATCGTTCCACGCTCCAAAAGGTCTGTTGTTCCAGTTACAGCTACACCACTCAGAACATGCTCAAGTGACGAAATCATTAAGGTCTGTGGTAAGCACGGCTACAACGTGACCCCTGGCGGAAAAGGGTCCCATATAAAATTGAAAAAATCTGGAAGCCCCACGCTCATCGTGCCGGGTAATCGTGACAACGTCAGCCCTGGGGTAACCAAAAATATCTTGGCATCTCTAGGCTACAAAATTAACCAGCTACCTGATTTGTTGTAG
- a CDS encoding tyrosine-type recombinase/integrase, whose translation MQQPPHSTLYLEAERHADGKKSAFQKTTLRSTLTALHAAQPQSIYLRDGELVLYRRSRSLLYQCRYRLADGSWVRQTTGKAALEHAIARACDIYDEARYRQRLGLAHRTHSVAQIAAVCCAALRQQIDGKGKKTALNDYLSIIERYFVPYFGERQLETLTHTDVREFELWRDRQMTRKPKTSTLNNFTSAWSRLVATAVEQGYISERVPVPKLTSKGEKGKTRPAFSKEEIEQLLEFVETWQHKGKFAVEHEIRPLLRDYIEMLLYTGMRHGTEAMGIRWRDLEWHTKDGVRYLRVWVDGKTGGRWLIAKHKAVDVLRRLHARQKDIASVPFEDVLTTRVPHLLFRFSDGHQPHSLVGTFRKLMRDSGLLVDGAGQTRTLYSLRHTYATLALLEGGADIHTLSKQMGNSAAMIERHYSKLTATMAADRLA comes from the coding sequence ATGCAGCAGCCACCGCACTCCACCTTGTATTTAGAGGCAGAGCGACACGCGGATGGAAAAAAGTCTGCGTTTCAAAAAACCACCCTCCGCAGCACCCTCACAGCCCTCCACGCTGCTCAACCGCAGTCCATCTACTTGCGAGACGGCGAACTTGTCTTGTATCGACGCAGCCGCAGCCTGCTCTATCAATGTCGCTACCGTTTGGCTGACGGCAGTTGGGTAAGACAGACAACGGGTAAAGCAGCGTTAGAACACGCCATAGCCCGTGCTTGCGACATCTACGACGAAGCCAGATACAGACAAAGGTTGGGTTTAGCACACCGCACACACTCTGTCGCACAGATTGCTGCTGTTTGCTGTGCTGCGTTGCGGCAGCAGATTGACGGCAAAGGCAAGAAGACGGCGTTGAATGACTACCTCAGCATAATTGAACGCTACTTCGTGCCTTACTTTGGTGAGCGGCAGTTGGAGACATTGACGCACACGGATGTGCGTGAGTTTGAGTTGTGGCGGGATAGGCAAATGACACGCAAGCCTAAAACCAGCACCCTCAACAATTTCACCAGTGCTTGGAGCAGGCTGGTTGCCACAGCCGTAGAGCAAGGCTACATATCAGAGCGTGTGCCAGTGCCCAAACTCACAAGCAAGGGCGAGAAGGGTAAAACACGCCCAGCGTTTAGCAAGGAAGAGATAGAGCAGTTGTTGGAGTTTGTGGAAACTTGGCAGCACAAGGGCAAGTTTGCTGTGGAGCACGAAATCCGTCCCTTGCTGCGTGACTACATTGAGATGTTGCTTTACACGGGTATGCGGCACGGCACAGAGGCAATGGGCATTAGGTGGCGGGACTTGGAGTGGCACACAAAAGATGGTGTGCGTTATCTGCGTGTATGGGTTGATGGAAAAACGGGCGGACGCTGGCTCATTGCCAAGCACAAGGCAGTTGATGTCTTGCGTAGGCTACACGCACGACAGAAGGACATTGCCTCTGTGCCGTTTGAAGATGTGCTCACTACACGAGTGCCGCACTTGCTGTTCCGCTTCAGTGATGGACATCAGCCGCATAGTTTGGTGGGAACTTTTAGAAAGTTGATGCGGGACAGCGGCTTGTTGGTGGATGGTGCAGGGCAAACGCGAACACTCTACAGCCTACGACACACCTACGCCACGCTGGCGTTGCTGGAGGGTGGGGCTGATATACACACGCTGAGCAAGCAGATGGGCAATAGTGCGGCAATGATTGAACGGCACTACAGCAAATTGACAGCGACAATGGCGGCGGATAGGTTGGCTTAA
- a CDS encoding tyrosine-type recombinase/integrase, whose protein sequence is MATAKSLTPAELDRVLTYTATQPYAQRNRAMLMMTVAAGLRVSEVAGLTLGDVLDSTGCVRGEVFLAAHRVKHNHARTIYINSRLQQELADYIATRTNKDPALPLFPTHRGPRCSFSPNTLAQHFYWLYRKAGVSNASSHSGRKTFLSSLASQGISVFVLAKLAGHRDIKTTMRYVTTADDVLRKAVELV, encoded by the coding sequence ATGGCAACAGCAAAATCACTTACACCCGCAGAACTTGATCGAGTGCTCACTTACACAGCAACTCAACCCTACGCACAACGCAACAGAGCAATGCTGATGATGACGGTTGCAGCAGGCTTGCGTGTCAGCGAAGTTGCTGGGCTGACACTTGGTGATGTGTTGGACAGCACGGGTTGTGTGCGTGGCGAGGTCTTTCTTGCTGCTCATCGTGTCAAACACAATCACGCTCGCACTATCTACATCAACAGCCGTTTGCAGCAAGAGTTGGCAGACTACATTGCTACACGCACCAACAAAGACCCAGCGTTGCCATTGTTCCCCACACATCGCGGACCACGCTGCAGTTTTTCACCCAACACACTCGCCCAGCACTTTTACTGGTTGTATCGCAAGGCTGGTGTTAGCAACGCCAGTTCGCACAGCGGAAGAAAAACTTTTCTGTCCTCTTTGGCCTCGCAAGGAATCTCTGTATTTGTTTTAGCAAAATTAGCCGGTCATCGCGACATAAAAACAACGATGAGGTATGTGACGACTGCAGATGATGTTCTTCGCAAGGCCGTGGAGTTGGTCTGA
- a CDS encoding DUF6641 family protein, which produces MTALTGLKLTAAQKPTQMSPVQQRRNKLAKRLWEQAELAKAQQTGGTFAPKKFRSITDANTGERKQVEQSKKIKQWWFVADSGKLVLSVRYGTKVLELAKGKWAVEVGSEKDLVPTLELLKGAVLGGELDAQIEAASNKLREGFGG; this is translated from the coding sequence ATGACAGCACTTACAGGTTTGAAATTGACGGCGGCACAGAAGCCCACGCAAATGAGCCCCGTTCAGCAACGCCGAAACAAGTTGGCAAAACGCTTGTGGGAACAGGCAGAGTTGGCAAAGGCACAGCAAACGGGTGGCACATTTGCACCCAAAAAGTTCCGCTCGATTACAGATGCGAACACTGGCGAACGCAAGCAAGTTGAGCAATCCAAAAAAATCAAGCAGTGGTGGTTCGTTGCAGATAGTGGCAAGTTGGTGTTGAGCGTGAGATACGGCACCAAAGTGCTTGAGTTGGCAAAGGGCAAGTGGGCAGTGGAAGTGGGTAGCGAAAAGGATTTGGTGCCTACGCTTGAACTGCTGAAGGGTGCGGTGCTGGGTGGTGAGTTGGATGCACAGATTGAAGCAGCGTCCAACAAACTGCGTGAGGGCTTTGGAGGGTAA